Proteins encoded within one genomic window of Pectobacterium araliae:
- a CDS encoding DMT family transporter, whose product MQLSAVAMILTAAVAHAVWNIASKYKKEDTLVFVWAYSCASALLWGPISLILIVDGQQTFDWRLAVGAVISSALHIAYSLILQAGYERAELGVVYPIARGSGPVLTILFATLLMGEHLSVSALLGALLVIAGIFVVTGNPFRSGNQPRQGMLWGAATGAAIAGYTLWDGYSVISLRLDPVSYYASTLLLQSLILTPGAMRRRYRISTTLRVDIIPILIIAVCSPLAYILVLTAMQSMPLALVAPLRETSIIIGSLLSYWLFRENHLARRIAGALVVLSGIAMISL is encoded by the coding sequence ATGCAGTTAAGCGCAGTGGCAATGATTCTTACTGCTGCGGTAGCTCATGCGGTATGGAATATAGCCTCAAAATACAAGAAGGAAGACACACTTGTGTTCGTCTGGGCCTACAGCTGTGCCTCAGCACTGCTGTGGGGTCCGATCAGCCTCATTCTGATAGTTGATGGACAACAAACGTTCGACTGGCGACTCGCCGTCGGCGCAGTTATCTCGTCTGCGCTTCATATCGCATATTCTCTAATCTTGCAGGCTGGCTACGAACGCGCCGAACTTGGTGTTGTTTATCCGATTGCCCGGGGGAGCGGACCGGTTCTGACAATACTGTTTGCAACCCTGCTCATGGGTGAACATCTTTCAGTAAGCGCTTTACTCGGCGCGCTTCTCGTTATCGCAGGTATTTTTGTCGTTACTGGCAATCCGTTCAGGAGCGGGAATCAACCACGACAAGGAATGCTATGGGGAGCAGCGACAGGCGCCGCCATCGCTGGCTATACCCTCTGGGACGGTTATTCGGTAATCTCTCTGCGTCTGGATCCAGTGAGCTATTACGCCAGCACACTCTTGCTACAGAGTCTGATTCTTACCCCTGGTGCGATGCGACGACGGTATCGAATTTCAACTACTTTACGTGTGGATATCATCCCAATCCTTATCATTGCTGTATGCTCTCCACTTGCCTACATCCTTGTACTGACAGCCATGCAGAGCATGCCACTTGCACTCGTCGCTCCTCTCAGGGAAACATCCATTATTATCGGCTCTCTTCTTTCGTACTGGCTGTTTCGTGAAAATCATCTGGCACGCCGGATTGCCGGTGCATTAGTGGTGCTGTCCGGCATAGCAATGATTAGCCTTTGA
- a CDS encoding MurR/RpiR family transcriptional regulator, translated as MKKEIGNRISEGEQRLQQWLGSIHARSGDLAASEAKVVDLLLTDPLFVGASTTAQVATRAGVSPPTVIRAARAIGFTGFTELKIEIARARGTARFFAPPERLTADATLASVLETSVRAGVDALTALSGAIEISALDEAVDLIRSARQVFAFGAGPSSTVAADAVFRLRTAGVITISIQDYLSAMIAARLLGPGDVMVVVSSTGRTSSTLAVADAASSAGASLIAITNQYETPLATLANVSLVVGGVPLPAQMAAAGSRLAQLVVIDTLVATLTLRDKEQSRRAERAGIDLPDIF; from the coding sequence ATGAAAAAAGAAATTGGTAATAGAATTTCAGAGGGCGAGCAGCGGTTACAGCAATGGCTTGGCAGCATTCACGCCCGAAGCGGCGACCTCGCTGCAAGTGAGGCGAAAGTTGTCGATCTCCTGCTTACCGATCCTTTATTTGTCGGTGCAAGCACGACAGCCCAGGTTGCCACCCGTGCAGGTGTATCACCGCCGACAGTGATACGCGCTGCGCGAGCGATCGGGTTCACTGGCTTCACTGAACTTAAGATAGAGATTGCCCGGGCTCGTGGTACTGCCCGGTTCTTTGCACCGCCTGAACGTCTTACAGCGGATGCGACGCTGGCATCGGTGCTGGAAACATCAGTTCGTGCTGGTGTAGATGCACTGACTGCGCTCAGCGGTGCTATCGAAATCTCCGCCCTTGATGAGGCGGTCGATTTAATCCGGAGTGCACGCCAGGTATTTGCATTTGGTGCTGGCCCCTCTTCGACGGTTGCCGCTGATGCTGTCTTTCGTCTGCGGACGGCGGGTGTGATAACCATCAGTATCCAGGATTATTTATCAGCGATGATTGCTGCCCGTCTCCTCGGTCCAGGCGACGTCATGGTCGTCGTCAGTTCAACAGGTCGCACATCATCCACACTCGCCGTCGCTGATGCCGCATCCTCGGCCGGAGCATCGCTTATCGCAATAACTAACCAGTACGAAACTCCACTGGCGACACTCGCCAATGTTTCGCTTGTTGTTGGCGGAGTGCCTCTACCGGCACAGATGGCCGCTGCGGGGAGTCGGCTTGCTCAGCTCGTCGTTATTGATACGCTGGTCGCAACCCTCACTCTGCGGGATAAAGAACAAAGTCGCCGTGCTGAACGGGCGGGCATTGATTTACCGGATATATTTTGA
- a CDS encoding oxidoreductase, translated as MNTEINTVVAVVGPGAIGTTVAAALHEVGRTPLLCGRTPRDHLILQDGDRFITVPGPVQTNPAQITRTADLVFLAVKSTQIAAAAEWLKALTGPETVVCVLQNGVEQLDRLATYSLPGQIVPAVVWFPAQAQSDGSVRLRGEVRLSLPDTPTACVVAKALQGTRCSVDLAANFSSLAWRKLLQNAVAGLMALTHRRSGMFGRADIARLTQAYLQECLAVARAEGAELGDEVPQEILDKFQAAPADMSTSILTDREAGRPLEWDIRNGVIVRRGRVHSIPTPISDILVPLLAAASDGPG; from the coding sequence ATGAACACTGAAATCAATACGGTTGTCGCTGTTGTTGGCCCAGGTGCCATCGGCACCACAGTCGCGGCGGCGTTACACGAAGTCGGCCGCACACCATTGCTGTGTGGACGTACTCCGCGCGACCACCTGATCCTGCAAGATGGCGATCGCTTTATCACCGTACCCGGTCCGGTTCAGACGAATCCGGCACAAATCACTCGCACGGCTGATCTTGTCTTTCTGGCAGTCAAGTCCACACAAATCGCCGCGGCAGCAGAATGGCTCAAGGCGTTGACCGGCCCGGAGACGGTTGTATGCGTGCTCCAGAACGGGGTCGAACAGTTGGATAGGCTCGCTACGTACTCTCTGCCCGGACAGATCGTTCCCGCTGTCGTGTGGTTTCCCGCACAGGCGCAGTCAGATGGCTCAGTACGCTTGCGCGGCGAGGTACGCCTCAGTCTGCCAGACACGCCAACTGCCTGCGTAGTGGCTAAAGCGCTACAAGGCACGCGGTGCTCCGTAGACCTGGCCGCGAACTTCAGCTCACTGGCCTGGCGCAAACTATTGCAGAACGCAGTGGCTGGACTCATGGCGCTCACGCACCGCCGCTCGGGCATGTTCGGGCGTGCTGACATCGCCAGGCTCACGCAGGCTTATTTACAGGAATGCCTTGCCGTGGCACGGGCAGAAGGAGCCGAACTCGGTGACGAAGTGCCGCAGGAGATCCTCGACAAGTTCCAGGCGGCTCCCGCAGACATGAGCACCTCCATCCTTACGGATCGAGAAGCTGGTCGACCACTCGAATGGGATATTCGCAACGGCGTCATTGTGCGTCGCGGCCGGGTTCATAGCATTCCGACGCCTATCAGCGACATCCTGGTGCCGCTTCTTGCGGCTGCGAGCGACGGCCCCGGTTGA
- a CDS encoding tyrosine-type recombinase/integrase, whose protein sequence is MPLTDAKIRTIKPSDKPFRVSDSHSLYLLIKPGGSRHWYLKYRINGKETRIALGAYPAISLSDARQQREGIRKMLALNINPAQQRTAERGACTPEKVFKTVALAWHKSNKKWSQNTADRLLASMNNHIFPIIGHLPVTELKTRHFIELLKGIEKKGLLEVAARTRQHMCNIMRHAEHQELIEHNPAANLDGIITPPVKRHYPALPLERLPELLTRIEDYKQGRELTRLAVLLTLHLFIRSSELRFARWSEIDFRNKIWTIPATREAITGVRYSVRGAKMRTPHIVPLSEQAIASLKRIKEISGECELVFPGDHNLYKPMCENTVNKALRLMGYDTKKEICGHGFRAMACSSLMESGLWSQDAVERQMSHQERNSVRAAYIHKAGHLEARKAMMQWWSDYLDTCRLAYVPPFNTERGKKNEAA, encoded by the coding sequence ATGCCCCTTACCGACGCGAAAATCCGTACTATCAAGCCTTCTGATAAACCCTTTAGAGTCTCAGATTCCCACAGTCTGTATCTTCTTATCAAACCGGGCGGTTCCCGTCACTGGTATCTCAAGTACCGTATAAATGGCAAAGAGACCCGTATTGCACTGGGTGCCTATCCTGCCATATCCCTGTCTGACGCACGGCAACAGCGTGAAGGCATCCGTAAAATGCTGGCGCTGAATATCAACCCTGCACAGCAGCGGACTGCTGAACGCGGAGCCTGCACACCAGAGAAGGTGTTTAAAACAGTGGCACTGGCGTGGCATAAAAGTAATAAAAAATGGTCGCAGAACACCGCTGACCGACTGCTTGCCAGCATGAATAACCATATCTTCCCGATAATTGGACACCTGCCAGTCACAGAACTGAAAACTCGCCACTTCATTGAGCTGCTGAAAGGGATTGAGAAAAAAGGTCTGCTGGAAGTGGCGGCGCGTACCCGGCAGCATATGTGCAACATCATGCGTCATGCCGAGCATCAAGAGTTGATAGAACATAATCCGGCGGCCAATCTGGACGGCATTATCACCCCTCCCGTTAAACGTCACTACCCTGCCCTTCCGCTGGAGCGGTTACCTGAACTACTGACTCGCATTGAGGACTACAAGCAAGGACGAGAATTAACCCGCTTGGCAGTATTACTAACCCTACACCTGTTCATCCGTTCCAGCGAATTGCGTTTCGCCCGTTGGTCTGAGATCGATTTCAGAAACAAAATCTGGACGATACCCGCCACCCGTGAAGCCATTACTGGTGTACGTTATTCCGTGCGCGGCGCCAAAATGCGCACACCGCATATCGTACCACTTTCAGAACAGGCCATAGCCAGTCTGAAACGGATTAAAGAAATATCCGGCGAGTGTGAACTGGTATTCCCCGGCGACCACAACCTGTATAAACCGATGTGTGAAAATACGGTTAACAAAGCATTGCGGCTGATGGGATACGATACGAAAAAGGAAATCTGCGGTCACGGATTCCGGGCAATGGCATGCAGTTCTCTGATGGAATCCGGTTTATGGTCACAGGATGCAGTGGAGCGCCAGATGAGCCATCAGGAGCGGAATAGCGTTCGAGCAGCCTACATTCATAAGGCTGGGCATCTGGAAGCCCGCAAGGCGATGATGCAATGGTGGTCGGATTATCTGGACACATGTCGGCTCGCATACGTACCACCTTTTAATACAGAGCGGGGCAAAAAGAACGAAGCGGCATGA
- a CDS encoding IS1-like element transposase, with protein sequence MNGAGVKDTGRVLKISMNTVMSTLKNSRRDK encoded by the coding sequence ATGAATGGAGCTGGGGTCAAAGACACGGGGCGAGTTCTGAAAATCAGTATGAACACTGTCATGAGCACATTAAAAAACTCGCGCCGCGATAAGTAA
- a CDS encoding IS1 family transposase yields the protein MTKRKQVVAPVFGPRTDETCRKRLDLLKPFHIGFFTTDDWGSYAREIESKKT from the coding sequence ATGACAAAAAGAAAACAGGTTGTTGCCCCTGTATTTGGTCCCCGCACGGATGAGACCTGCCGGAAGCGGCTCGATTTGTTGAAACCTTTCCATATAGGTTTTTTCACCACCGATGACTGGGGCAGCTACGCACGAGAAATCGAGTCAAAAAAAACCTGA
- a CDS encoding beta-galactosidase → MGDTVLPNPTRHHATLQEILARRDWENPACTNYQRLPAHPPFNSWRSIATAQQDEPSQRLRRLNGEWMFRYFTRPEAVPESWLELDLPDSITIPVPSNWQLQGYDVPIYTNVKYPIPVNPPYVPQDNPTGCYSLTFKINRDWLSSGQTRIIFDGVNSAFYLWCNGHWVGYSQDSRLPAEFDIGPYLTDGENRLAVMVLRWSDGSYLEDQDMWRMSGIFRDVTLLHKPAIHLSDIQLTTPLSADFHQGTLDIQVKAALPEVDAKNHRIHAQLWRGNRLIGETRQPFGCDIVDERGAYHDKASLHIDVPQPELWSAELPHLYRAVIALETVEGELVEAEAYDVGFRKVEIHNGLLLLNGKPLLIRGVNRHEHHPQHGQVMDEDTMLHDIMLMKQHNFNAVRCSHYPNHPLWYRLCDRYGLYVVDEANIETHGMQPMNRLSDDPVWLPAYSERVARMVQRDRNHPCIIIWSLGNESGYGANHDALYQWIKRHDPTRPVHYEGGGANSRATDIVCPMYARVDEDQPFPSVPKWSITKWVSMPDEHRPLILCEYAHAMGNSLGGFARYWKAFRQYPRLQGGFIWDWVDQALTRHDEQGNAYWAYGGDFGDMPNDRQFCLDGLLFPDRTPHPSLYEAQRAQQHIQFFWQAESPCELRVTSEYLFRHTDNEQLNWCITLNGGTLVQGSLPLTLAPQSTQTLTLLEALPIADRAGELWLNVEVVQPKKTVWSEANHRCAWDQWQLPTPLHQPEAPCPGQKTPPTLQASDTYFEIVQGEQRWHFNRQSGWLEQWWMADAPTLLTPLQDQFVRAPLDNDIGISEVDRIDPRAWAERWKAAGLYQLQTQCVAIQADQLADAVHIVTEHVFRHAGQILLRSKKHWQIDAHGVMAVDVDVDVATVLPSLARVGLSCQLADVTPQVSWVGLGPHENYPDRQLAAQYGHWSLPLDELHTPYIFPTENGLRCNTRTLTYGKWTITGDFHFGLSQYGLTQLMTCTHHHLLEKEKGVWLNLDGFHMGIGGDDSWSPSVHRDDLLTATHYHYRVAIQHQQPY, encoded by the coding sequence ATGGGCGACACCGTTTTACCGAACCCAACACGCCATCATGCCACTCTGCAAGAGATCCTTGCCCGACGTGATTGGGAAAATCCAGCTTGCACAAACTATCAGAGGCTCCCTGCTCATCCGCCATTCAACAGCTGGCGTAGCATCGCTACTGCACAGCAAGATGAACCGTCTCAGCGCCTTCGCCGCTTGAATGGTGAGTGGATGTTCCGCTATTTCACACGCCCGGAAGCCGTACCGGAAAGTTGGTTAGAGCTGGATTTACCTGATTCCATCACTATCCCAGTGCCTTCTAATTGGCAGTTACAGGGTTATGACGTCCCAATTTACACCAACGTAAAATACCCGATCCCCGTCAATCCACCTTATGTACCACAGGATAATCCGACAGGTTGTTACTCGCTCACTTTTAAAATCAATCGCGACTGGCTCAGCAGCGGGCAAACCCGGATTATTTTTGATGGCGTCAATTCCGCGTTTTACCTCTGGTGTAACGGCCATTGGGTAGGATATTCACAAGATAGCCGTCTGCCTGCGGAGTTTGATATTGGTCCTTATCTGACCGACGGAGAGAATCGACTGGCGGTGATGGTGCTACGCTGGTCTGACGGAAGCTATCTGGAAGATCAAGACATGTGGCGTATGAGCGGTATTTTTCGCGACGTCACGCTTCTACATAAACCTGCGATTCACCTTAGCGATATCCAACTGACTACCCCACTTAGTGCCGATTTCCACCAAGGCACGTTGGATATTCAGGTGAAGGCAGCGCTCCCTGAAGTTGATGCCAAAAACCATCGTATCCATGCACAGCTCTGGCGTGGTAATCGACTTATCGGCGAAACACGCCAGCCATTCGGTTGCGATATTGTTGATGAACGCGGTGCCTACCATGACAAAGCCTCTCTCCATATTGACGTACCCCAGCCGGAGCTGTGGAGCGCCGAGCTGCCACATCTGTATCGCGCCGTTATCGCACTGGAAACCGTAGAAGGCGAGCTTGTCGAAGCTGAAGCCTATGATGTTGGTTTCAGAAAAGTTGAAATCCACAACGGCCTACTGCTGCTAAATGGCAAGCCGTTACTGATACGCGGCGTTAACCGCCACGAGCATCACCCACAGCACGGCCAGGTCATGGACGAAGACACGATGCTGCACGATATTATGCTGATGAAGCAGCATAATTTTAACGCAGTACGCTGTTCACATTACCCAAACCACCCGTTGTGGTATCGGCTGTGCGATCGCTACGGTTTGTATGTTGTCGATGAAGCAAACATTGAGACGCACGGCATGCAGCCAATGAATCGTCTGTCGGATGACCCCGTCTGGTTGCCAGCCTACAGTGAACGCGTAGCGAGGATGGTGCAACGCGACCGCAATCATCCTTGCATCATTATTTGGTCATTGGGGAATGAATCCGGCTATGGCGCAAACCATGATGCACTTTACCAGTGGATCAAACGTCACGATCCAACTCGTCCCGTTCATTACGAAGGTGGCGGCGCGAATAGTCGTGCAACCGACATTGTATGCCCGATGTACGCCCGTGTTGATGAAGACCAGCCCTTCCCCAGCGTGCCTAAATGGTCGATCACCAAATGGGTCAGTATGCCGGATGAACATCGGCCGCTCATCCTCTGCGAGTACGCCCACGCAATGGGCAACAGCTTAGGGGGATTCGCCCGCTACTGGAAAGCATTCCGTCAGTATCCTCGGTTACAGGGCGGGTTCATCTGGGATTGGGTCGATCAAGCGCTGACTCGTCATGATGAACAGGGCAATGCCTATTGGGCATACGGTGGAGATTTTGGCGACATGCCTAACGATCGTCAGTTCTGTCTGGATGGCCTGCTTTTTCCCGATCGCACTCCGCATCCCAGCCTGTACGAAGCCCAGCGGGCGCAACAGCACATTCAATTCTTCTGGCAGGCAGAATCCCCATGTGAGCTGCGCGTCACCAGCGAATACCTGTTTCGCCATACGGACAACGAGCAGTTGAACTGGTGCATTACTCTGAACGGAGGCACGCTTGTGCAAGGTTCGCTACCGTTGACGCTTGCACCACAGTCCACTCAAACTCTGACGCTGTTGGAAGCCCTTCCCATAGCCGATCGCGCAGGGGAGCTTTGGCTAAACGTTGAAGTCGTACAACCCAAAAAAACTGTCTGGTCAGAAGCCAACCATCGCTGTGCGTGGGATCAGTGGCAACTCCCTACACCGCTTCACCAGCCCGAAGCACCCTGTCCTGGGCAGAAAACACCCCCAACCCTACAAGCGTCCGATACATATTTTGAAATCGTTCAGGGCGAACAGCGTTGGCATTTTAACCGCCAAAGCGGTTGGCTAGAACAGTGGTGGATGGCGGATGCCCCAACGCTGTTAACGCCCTTGCAGGATCAGTTTGTTCGGGCGCCGCTAGATAATGACATCGGTATCAGCGAAGTTGATCGCATTGATCCGCGTGCCTGGGCCGAACGCTGGAAAGCAGCCGGACTTTATCAATTGCAGACGCAATGTGTAGCGATTCAAGCAGACCAACTCGCCGATGCCGTACACATTGTCACCGAGCATGTATTCCGCCATGCCGGACAGATCCTACTACGGAGTAAAAAACACTGGCAGATTGATGCGCATGGCGTGATGGCCGTGGATGTCGATGTTGATGTCGCCACGGTACTACCGTCACTGGCAAGAGTCGGCTTGAGTTGCCAGTTAGCTGACGTCACGCCTCAGGTCAGTTGGGTCGGACTTGGGCCGCATGAAAATTACCCCGACCGACAGCTCGCAGCACAGTATGGACACTGGAGCCTGCCGCTAGATGAACTCCACACACCCTACATTTTCCCAACGGAAAACGGGCTGCGCTGTAACACGCGTACACTAACCTATGGCAAATGGACGATCACCGGAGACTTCCACTTTGGGTTAAGCCAGTACGGGCTAACGCAATTGATGACGTGTACCCACCATCATTTATTAGAAAAGGAAAAAGGCGTTTGGCTCAATCTGGATGGCTTCCACATGGGTATTGGTGGCGATGACTCCTGGAGTCCCAGCGTTCATCGCGATGATTTACTCACGGCGACGCATTATCACTATCGCGTCGCTATTCAACATCAGCAGCCATATTAA
- a CDS encoding LacI family DNA-binding transcriptional regulator, whose translation MKQKPITLHDVAEYAGVSYQTVSRVLNQAPHVSSRTRSKVEQAMAALNYTPNRVAQQLAGKTITTLGLVTTDLSLHAPSQIAAAIKSTANQLGINIVMSMLSSPDVNTCNNAVNDLLSQRVSGVIVNVPLSTDEAVHINQTCINTPVLFMDADPHTDILNVMFDPDHGARLAIAHLVQFGHQHIALLTGPMTSISARLRYQGWLAELDKQQLSPVSVLHGDWSAASGYHQTLALLGQSLRISAIVVANDQMALGVLRALHEYGLRVPEQMSVIGFDDTQDSAYYTPPLTTIRQDFRLLGKEGVTRLLATLHDSPHTTSLLLPTELIVRHSTAVQSSTHASLQELTKNLLDITRQFQRL comes from the coding sequence ATGAAACAGAAACCCATAACACTACACGATGTCGCCGAATACGCTGGGGTTTCCTATCAGACAGTTTCCCGCGTGCTGAATCAAGCGCCGCATGTTTCATCCCGTACTCGCAGTAAAGTGGAACAGGCAATGGCAGCACTGAATTACACGCCTAACCGTGTCGCACAGCAGCTGGCAGGGAAAACCATCACCACGCTGGGGCTGGTCACAACCGATCTTTCACTGCACGCACCGTCACAAATTGCCGCAGCCATTAAGAGCACCGCCAACCAGTTGGGGATCAACATCGTGATGTCCATGCTGAGCAGTCCGGATGTCAACACCTGCAATAACGCGGTGAATGACCTGCTTTCTCAGCGGGTCAGCGGCGTCATCGTAAATGTTCCGCTATCCACGGATGAAGCCGTCCACATTAACCAGACCTGTATCAATACACCCGTGCTGTTTATGGATGCCGATCCGCACACCGACATACTCAATGTTATGTTCGATCCCGATCACGGCGCACGGTTGGCAATCGCCCATTTGGTGCAATTTGGCCACCAGCATATTGCTCTGTTAACTGGCCCAATGACTTCGATTTCCGCTCGCCTACGTTATCAAGGCTGGTTAGCCGAGTTGGATAAACAGCAGTTGTCCCCCGTCTCAGTGCTGCACGGTGACTGGAGCGCGGCTTCTGGTTATCACCAGACGCTGGCTCTGCTAGGACAATCCCTGCGCATCTCCGCCATTGTTGTGGCGAACGATCAAATGGCGCTTGGCGTCCTGCGCGCATTGCATGAATACGGCCTTCGCGTACCGGAGCAAATGTCGGTGATCGGTTTTGATGACACACAGGACAGCGCGTATTACACTCCGCCATTGACGACCATTCGCCAGGATTTCAGGCTATTAGGTAAAGAAGGCGTCACCCGCTTGCTCGCTACGCTGCACGATTCTCCCCATACTACCTCACTGCTGTTACCCACCGAACTGATCGTGCGCCATAGCACCGCCGTACAGTCATCAACCCATGCTTCACTGCAAGAATTAACAAAAAATCTGTTGGACATTACACGCCAATTCCAAAGACTGTAA
- a CDS encoding MetQ/NlpA family lipoprotein, whose translation MMTKWRITLVAGMVTAAMALTACDNAGNSANHIKVGVINGAEQDVADVAKKVAKEKYNLDVELVGFSGSLLPNEATDKRDLDANVFQHRPFLEQQNREHGYKLVAVGNTFVFPMAGYSKKIKNINDLKDGDTIAIPFDPTNLGRALLLLEKTGLITLKPDTGLLPTVLDITTNPHNLRIMEVEGAQLPRLLDDPQVTVAIISTTYIQQTGLTPTKDGIFIEGKESPYVNIVVTREDNKAAENVSKFIKAYQSDEVEQAADRIFNGGAVKGW comes from the coding sequence ATGATGACGAAATGGCGTATAACACTGGTGGCAGGAATGGTCACCGCGGCAATGGCGTTGACGGCGTGTGATAATGCTGGTAACTCTGCCAATCATATTAAAGTCGGTGTGATTAACGGCGCGGAACAGGACGTCGCCGACGTCGCAAAGAAAGTAGCAAAAGAAAAATATAATCTGGATGTTGAGCTGGTGGGGTTTAGCGGCTCGCTATTGCCGAACGAGGCGACGGATAAACGCGATCTGGATGCGAACGTCTTTCAGCATCGTCCTTTCCTCGAACAGCAAAATCGCGAACACGGTTATAAGCTGGTGGCGGTAGGGAATACCTTCGTTTTCCCGATGGCGGGGTATTCGAAGAAAATTAAAAATATCAACGATTTGAAAGACGGCGATACCATTGCGATTCCTTTCGACCCTACCAATTTGGGGCGGGCGTTGTTATTGCTGGAAAAAACCGGATTAATTACCCTGAAGCCGGATACGGGGTTATTGCCGACAGTGCTGGATATCACGACGAATCCGCATAATCTGCGTATTATGGAAGTCGAAGGTGCACAGCTACCGCGTTTGTTAGACGATCCGCAAGTGACCGTTGCGATTATCAGTACGACCTATATTCAGCAAACGGGCTTAACGCCAACGAAAGACGGTATTTTTATTGAAGGTAAAGAATCTCCGTATGTGAATATCGTCGTGACCCGCGAAGATAATAAAGCGGCAGAGAATGTCAGTAAATTCATTAAAGCCTATCAGTCCGATGAAGTCGAACAGGCTGCTGACCGTATTTTTAACGGTGGCGCGGTAAAGGGCTGGTAA
- a CDS encoding aspartate/glutamate racemase family protein, producing the protein MNSLVGILGGMGPGATVDAMQKLIKNTPAYRDQDHIPTIAVSIPDIPDRTQCILQHSASPLGKMLQYMKILENAGAECIIIPCNTAHYWFNELKQQCRAEMISIIDVTCQAIRNAKTTRVGLLATTATVKARIYQDNLIVDNIECYTPDDADQHQVMESIYAYKSGDIAGAYRRLSPVKDRLLQAGVDKIILGCTELPLILEQEVKTSPQHYVDATEELIKKTVEWYFTHTTGNNIAA; encoded by the coding sequence ATGAACAGTCTCGTGGGAATTCTTGGCGGTATGGGGCCGGGTGCTACCGTCGATGCGATGCAAAAACTGATAAAGAACACGCCAGCCTATCGGGATCAAGACCACATTCCGACGATTGCGGTTTCTATTCCTGATATCCCTGACAGAACACAATGCATTCTCCAGCACAGCGCGTCACCGCTGGGTAAGATGCTGCAATATATGAAGATTCTCGAAAATGCAGGCGCAGAGTGCATCATTATTCCATGTAATACCGCACATTATTGGTTCAATGAATTAAAACAACAGTGCCGTGCGGAAATGATCAGCATTATTGATGTGACCTGTCAGGCAATTAGAAACGCCAAGACCACACGCGTCGGTTTATTAGCAACGACGGCGACCGTCAAAGCGAGAATTTATCAGGACAACCTGATTGTTGATAATATTGAGTGCTACACGCCGGATGATGCTGACCAACACCAGGTCATGGAAAGTATCTACGCTTATAAATCCGGTGATATTGCTGGAGCCTATCGTAGGCTGTCACCGGTAAAAGATCGCCTGTTGCAGGCTGGCGTTGATAAAATTATTCTGGGTTGTACCGAGCTTCCACTCATTCTGGAGCAGGAAGTCAAAACCTCACCGCAACATTATGTCGATGCGACAGAGGAGTTAATTAAGAAAACGGTCGAGTGGTATTTTACCCATACAACTGGAAATAATATTGCTGCTTAG